A single genomic interval of Arthrobacter globiformis harbors:
- a CDS encoding MFS transporter, producing MTTTPSPQVPLPVPRQVPQQAPRKTPRKAALASFLGSTLEYYDFFIYGTAAALVFPHLFFPSADPAIGLIGAFATFGVAYVARPVGGLVMGHFGDKLGRKKILLLTLGIMGLASLGIGFLPTYEQLGVWAPILLVAGRLAQGFSAGAESAGASTLTLEHSPEGRRGFFTSFVMTGYASGMVLATLVFIPVTALPREAMMSWGWRIPFWLSIVVLAIAYWVRTHLDETPVFEEAQERRQVAPMPVKEVLRFQAPDVLRVAGMSIMSVMQTIFTVFGLAYATSGAGFDRASILTVNAVAIGLSMFTMPLAARLSDRIGRRPLLLTAAIGCSVTIFLYFMALSSGNIVLVFLAAFLNMTVLYSGFNGIWPAFFAEQFAAPVRYSGMALGNQFGLVLAGFGPMIAGMLLAPGAWGWVPVAVFGTVCMLIAAGSAFWSRETATTPIEELGGPYLAGIARRRQAETQQPALQDR from the coding sequence GTGACCACTACCCCATCACCGCAGGTTCCGCTGCCGGTTCCGCGCCAGGTTCCCCAGCAGGCCCCGCGGAAGACGCCCCGCAAGGCCGCCCTGGCGTCCTTCCTCGGCAGCACACTGGAGTACTACGACTTCTTCATCTACGGCACCGCCGCCGCACTTGTGTTCCCCCACCTGTTCTTCCCCTCCGCGGACCCGGCCATCGGTCTGATCGGCGCCTTCGCCACCTTCGGCGTCGCGTACGTGGCGAGGCCTGTTGGCGGACTGGTGATGGGCCACTTCGGCGACAAGCTGGGCCGCAAGAAGATCCTGCTGCTGACGCTCGGCATCATGGGCCTGGCGTCCCTCGGCATCGGATTCCTGCCCACCTACGAGCAGCTCGGCGTCTGGGCCCCCATCCTTCTGGTGGCGGGCCGGCTGGCGCAGGGATTCTCCGCCGGCGCGGAATCGGCCGGCGCTTCCACCCTGACGCTGGAGCACTCCCCCGAAGGCAGGCGCGGGTTCTTCACCAGCTTCGTGATGACGGGGTACGCCTCCGGCATGGTGCTGGCCACCCTCGTCTTCATCCCGGTCACGGCACTGCCCAGGGAGGCCATGATGAGCTGGGGCTGGCGCATTCCGTTCTGGCTGTCCATCGTGGTGCTGGCCATCGCCTACTGGGTCCGCACGCACCTGGATGAAACCCCGGTCTTCGAGGAGGCGCAGGAGCGCCGCCAGGTGGCTCCGATGCCCGTCAAGGAAGTGCTCCGCTTCCAAGCCCCGGATGTGCTGCGTGTGGCGGGAATGTCCATCATGTCCGTGATGCAGACCATCTTCACGGTCTTCGGACTCGCCTACGCCACGTCCGGGGCCGGCTTTGACCGGGCGTCCATCCTGACCGTGAACGCCGTGGCCATCGGCCTCTCCATGTTCACCATGCCGCTGGCGGCCAGGCTGTCCGACCGGATCGGACGCCGTCCCCTCCTGCTGACCGCTGCGATCGGCTGCTCGGTCACGATATTCCTGTACTTTATGGCCCTGTCCTCGGGCAACATCGTGCTGGTCTTCCTCGCCGCGTTCCTGAACATGACGGTGCTGTACTCGGGCTTCAACGGCATCTGGCCGGCGTTCTTCGCCGAACAGTTCGCAGCGCCGGTCCGCTACTCCGGCATGGCGCTGGGGAACCAGTTCGGCCTGGTCCTCGCCGGCTTCGGCCCGATGATCGCCGGGATGCTGCTGGCTCCGGGGGCATGGGGTTGGGTTCCGGTGGCCGTCTTCGGCACCGTCTGCATGCTCATCGCCGCAGGATCAGCGTTCTGGTCCCGGGAAACGGCCACCACACCGATCGAGGAGCTCGGCGGCCCGTACCTTGCGGGCATCGCTCGCCGGCGGCAGGCCGAAACACAGCAGCCCGCTCTTCAGGACCGCTGA
- a CDS encoding Dabb family protein, translating to MIRHTVLFQFKPDFPPADRQAWIAGLNNMAGKIPGMLSLSHGPDVLNTERSFDYAIVADFESVEDIAVYNMHPLHEPLKAYSFPNSRQILAVDFHLPDTAPAPIETTQS from the coding sequence ATGATCCGCCACACCGTGCTCTTCCAGTTCAAGCCCGACTTTCCGCCGGCCGACCGGCAGGCCTGGATTGCCGGGCTCAACAACATGGCCGGAAAGATCCCCGGCATGCTCAGCCTCAGCCACGGCCCGGACGTCCTCAACACCGAACGCTCCTTCGACTACGCCATTGTGGCCGACTTTGAAAGCGTCGAGGACATCGCCGTCTACAACATGCACCCGCTCCACGAGCCGCTGAAGGCGTACTCGTTCCCCAACAGCCGGCAGATCCTCGCGGTGGACTTCCACCTCCCGGACACTGCGCCGGCGCCCATTGAGACGACGCAGTCTTAA
- a CDS encoding FAD-dependent oxidoreductase, with translation MKFVNGTSADTYDVVIVGSGAGALTAAATAARTGKSVVVLEKSDLLGGTSAVSGGMLWVADNHHARKAGVTDSKAAAAVYVRAVARGRGREELLDAALNYGDHMLRFVEAECGVRFIFLDNFPDYRQDLPGAVAGGRTIEPELFNSTEALGGLRAHVRSDGRAPFTMQEYEEWGAFTKFPWDELAGRQDAGLVAKGQALVSMLLASLVRDGAALVTGARGHRLLTDGGRVTGVELETGEAFHARDGVVLATGGFEWDRALADSMLASRLYTMCSPPSNTGDGLRMSQRIGGQTRGTREAWWAPMAVTGDTRDGQAIGTLLRFERQGPGSIMVNRDGRRFANESQNYNDLARSLQSWDSAANRTLNTPAHVIVDHGYLERYGILAHRAGRATPDYLIEAPTLAELAAKINVTEENLQATVARFNEFAANGEDPDFGRGESAYDKYWGDADCPWPNPSLGPLESGPFYALEVVNGAFGTNGGVATDGSARVLDVDNRPIPGLFAAGNTTENAYAAGYPGAGATLGPIMTMGYLAGRTLAGLSPAYVSAVPSPVVELVETGA, from the coding sequence ATGAAATTCGTCAACGGCACCTCCGCGGACACTTACGACGTCGTCATCGTCGGTTCCGGCGCGGGAGCACTCACCGCGGCGGCCACCGCCGCCCGCACCGGCAAGTCCGTCGTCGTCCTCGAAAAGAGTGACCTGCTGGGCGGGACCTCCGCCGTGTCCGGCGGCATGCTCTGGGTGGCGGACAACCACCACGCACGGAAAGCCGGGGTTACCGATTCCAAGGCAGCGGCCGCGGTGTACGTGCGGGCCGTCGCCCGCGGCAGGGGGCGCGAGGAACTGCTGGACGCCGCGCTGAACTACGGCGACCACATGCTCCGCTTCGTCGAGGCGGAGTGCGGCGTCCGCTTCATCTTCCTCGACAACTTCCCCGATTACCGGCAGGACCTGCCCGGTGCAGTGGCGGGCGGCCGCACGATTGAGCCCGAGCTGTTCAACAGCACCGAAGCGCTGGGCGGCCTCCGCGCGCACGTGCGCAGTGACGGCCGCGCCCCGTTCACCATGCAGGAATACGAGGAGTGGGGCGCCTTCACGAAGTTCCCGTGGGACGAACTGGCCGGCCGCCAGGACGCCGGCCTCGTGGCCAAGGGGCAGGCCCTCGTGTCCATGCTGCTCGCCAGCCTGGTCCGCGACGGAGCCGCGCTTGTCACCGGGGCACGCGGGCACCGCCTGCTCACCGACGGAGGCCGGGTGACCGGCGTCGAACTGGAAACCGGCGAAGCGTTCCATGCCCGCGACGGCGTGGTGCTCGCGACGGGCGGCTTCGAATGGGACAGGGCCCTGGCCGACTCGATGCTGGCGTCCCGGCTCTACACGATGTGCTCGCCGCCCTCGAACACCGGTGACGGGCTGCGGATGTCGCAGCGCATCGGCGGCCAGACCCGCGGCACCCGCGAAGCCTGGTGGGCGCCGATGGCCGTCACCGGCGACACCCGCGACGGACAGGCGATCGGCACCCTGCTGCGGTTCGAGCGCCAGGGCCCGGGGTCCATCATGGTGAACAGGGACGGCCGCCGCTTCGCCAACGAATCGCAGAACTACAACGACCTCGCCCGCAGCCTGCAGTCCTGGGACTCCGCCGCCAACCGCACGCTCAACACCCCGGCGCACGTGATCGTGGACCACGGCTACCTTGAGCGCTACGGCATCCTTGCCCACCGCGCGGGCCGGGCGACGCCGGATTACCTGATCGAGGCGCCCACGCTGGCTGAACTCGCCGCGAAGATCAACGTTACGGAGGAGAACCTGCAAGCCACAGTGGCCCGGTTCAACGAGTTTGCGGCCAACGGCGAGGACCCCGACTTCGGCCGCGGCGAAAGCGCCTACGACAAGTACTGGGGCGACGCCGACTGCCCGTGGCCGAACCCTTCACTGGGTCCGCTCGAATCCGGGCCCTTCTACGCGCTGGAGGTGGTGAACGGCGCCTTCGGCACCAATGGCGGCGTGGCCACCGACGGGTCAGCCCGCGTGCTCGACGTCGACAACCGTCCCATCCCGGGCCTGTTCGCCGCCGGCAACACCACGGAAAACGCCTACGCGGCAGGCTACCCCGGCGCTGGCGCCACCCTGGGGCCCATCATGACCATGGGCTACCTCGCAGGCCGCACCCTTGCCGGCCTGTCCCCCGCCTATGTTTCTGCCGTGCCGTCACCGGTGGTCGAGCTTGTCGAGACCGGTGCCTGA